The Bicyclus anynana chromosome Z, ilBicAnyn1.1, whole genome shotgun sequence genome window below encodes:
- the LOC112046333 gene encoding acyl-coenzyme A thioesterase 13: MCSKGAQIAELFAKTIATTKSFDHNLKKVKVVFCDKGRMVTEFQVGPEHLNQRGTLHGGFIAHLVDAVSTYALTTNDTVDTRGVSIDLSISYMNAAKEGDNIEVEAVTRKLGKKIAFLEVEVRNKDKNITLATGRHTKYVGV; encoded by the exons atgtgTTCCAAAGGGGCTCAAATTGCAGAGCTGTTTGCTAAAACCATCGCTACAACAAAGTCTTTTGATCATAACCTCAAAAAG GTTAAGGTGGTATTCTGTGATAAAGGAAGAATGGTGACAGAGTTCCAAGTGGGTCCTGAACACCTGAACCAACGAGGGACACTGCACGGGGGATTTATAGCTCACTTAGTAGATGCTGTATCTACATATGCTCTTACAACTAATGATACTGTGGACACCAGAGGAGTTTCTATTGATCTCagtattag ttacaTGAATGCAGCCAAAGAAGGCGATAATATAGAAGTTGAAGCTGTTACCAGAAAACTCGGCAAAAAAATAGCATTTCTCGAAGTGGAAGTgagaaataaagacaaaaatataaCACTTGCTACTGGCAGGCATACTAAGTATGTTGGTGTCTAA